A stretch of the Vibrio gazogenes genome encodes the following:
- a CDS encoding HEPN domain-containing protein, with protein sequence MKTSLDHLPESKQQELQSISTILRDTLEDYLQGKNGSKSEFRILKIILFGSHAKGSWVNDPINGYISDYDILVIVNKAALVEEDVVWQRAKEQIDRKVTSAPLGLIVHDLQEVNERLQQGHYFFKDIREEGIELFAATPKPLAEPGDLTEAEKQEIARKHYEQWFESAVQFIALHQVTMQNHWLKKAAFLLHQASEHLFACTLLTCTNYLPKSHNIEKLGKLCAQIDAEFTTIFPLDNKFHRRCFRHLQRAYIEARYSEHYEITVEELTYLEGEVRKLKELVERVCLGRVG encoded by the coding sequence ATGAAAACATCTCTCGACCATTTGCCCGAATCCAAACAGCAAGAGCTTCAGAGCATTTCAACCATTCTGCGTGACACGCTGGAAGACTATCTTCAGGGCAAAAACGGGAGTAAAAGCGAGTTTCGGATCTTAAAAATCATCCTGTTCGGCAGCCATGCCAAAGGCAGTTGGGTCAACGATCCGATCAACGGCTATATCAGCGATTACGATATTTTGGTGATTGTGAATAAAGCCGCATTGGTTGAAGAAGATGTCGTCTGGCAACGCGCCAAAGAGCAGATCGACCGTAAAGTCACTTCCGCACCACTGGGATTGATTGTCCATGATTTGCAGGAAGTGAATGAACGGCTACAGCAAGGGCATTATTTCTTCAAAGATATCCGCGAAGAGGGAATTGAACTGTTTGCCGCCACACCGAAACCATTGGCAGAGCCGGGGGATTTAACCGAAGCAGAAAAGCAGGAAATTGCCCGTAAGCATTATGAGCAGTGGTTTGAAAGTGCAGTTCAGTTTATTGCTTTACACCAAGTAACGATGCAAAACCATTGGTTGAAAAAAGCTGCGTTTTTACTCCATCAAGCAAGTGAACATTTATTCGCCTGTACCCTACTCACCTGCACCAACTATTTACCTAAATCCCACAACATCGAAAAACTGGGCAAACTGTGCGCCCAAATCGATGCTGAGTTTACAACCATTTTCCCGCTCGACAACAAATTCCACCGCCGCTGCTTCCGTCACCTGCAACGCGCCTATATCGAAGCCCGCTATTCGGAGCATTATGAGATTACCGTGGAAGAACTGACTTATTTGGAGGGTGAGGTGCGAAAGCTGAAAGAGTTGGTGGAACGGGTTTGTTTGGGGCGGGTTGGGTGA
- a CDS encoding antitoxin Xre/MbcA/ParS toxin-binding domain-containing protein, producing the protein MNKLPEELIELHNNYLGEYAWKIFVNSLRLSESEVDKLFDSEISEDVAKVLLCKVGPVEHSKRWLETNIPALHNYKPLDVIKNYKEGEEIIRSILMRMP; encoded by the coding sequence ATGAATAAACTTCCTGAAGAATTGATAGAACTACATAATAATTACTTGGGTGAATATGCATGGAAAATATTTGTAAATAGTTTGCGTTTATCTGAATCAGAGGTTGATAAATTATTTGATTCTGAAATCTCAGAAGATGTGGCAAAAGTACTTCTGTGTAAAGTTGGCCCGGTAGAACATTCAAAGCGTTGGCTTGAAACAAATATTCCTGCTCTGCATAACTATAAGCCATTAGACGTAATTAAAAATTATAAGGAAGGTGAGGAAATTATTCGCTCTATTTTGATGAGAATGCCATAG